Proteins co-encoded in one Quercus robur chromosome 8, dhQueRobu3.1, whole genome shotgun sequence genomic window:
- the LOC126696585 gene encoding uncharacterized protein LOC126696585: protein MEEGESTSSSSWTLSWKRIWQQKVPLKIKIFAWRTCVNDLPTMKNLNHRGVHCSSFCPLCDKAIETTTHALLHCDHAKMTWAFWYNCPVDLSSSYCDLVDIALDFIAKGSLNDLELFFAVAWSIWWNRNQAIHEDSGSPPIHAWEMAGGVLAEFKAAYSCPRFSQSIPQSKWKAPPMGFIKINTDAAAFEDGRKSCIGVVIHDNMGEVLATSNKVLPASYLAEISEALAMQDGVLLATEMEVSHTIFESDALSIILAINDGIHGGELGHIIRNIREMAAVFSWCSFKHLKREGNRVAHQFAKVAGNSGVSQIWKMSFPSFLEHLLIEDLCL from the coding sequence ATGGAGGAAGGTGAAAGCACCTCAAGCAGCTCATGGACCCTTTCATGGAAGCGGATATGGCAGCAAAAAGTCCCTCTGAAGATCAAAATTTTTGCTTGGAGGACTTGTGTCAACGATCTTCCAACTATGAAAAATCTAAACCATAGAGGTGTTCATTGCTCTAGCTTCTGCCCTCTATGTGACAAAGCCATTGAGACCACAACCCATGCACTTCTTCATTGCGATCATGCAAAAATGACTTGGGCATTTTGGTACAATTGTCCTGTGGACCTCTCTTCCTCTTATTGTGACTTGGTGGATATTGCCTTAGATTTTATTGCAAAAGGCTCCCTAAATGATTTAGAGCTTTTCTTTGCCGTTGCCTGGTCTATTTGGTGGAATCGTAATCAAGCAATCCATGAGGACTCGGGTTCCCCTCCAATTCATGCTTGGGAAATGGCAGGTGGAGTCTTGGCTGAATTCAAGGCAGCTTACTCTTGTCCGAGATTTTCTCAGTCCATCCCTCAGTCCAAATGGAAAGCTCCACCTATGGGCTTCATTAAAATTAACACTGATGCAGCAGCTTTTGAAGATGGGAGGAAATCGTGCATCGGTGTAGTCATTCACGATAATATGGGTGAAGTTCTAGCAACATCAAACAAGGTTCTACCCGCATCATACTTGGCTGAGATCTCAGAAGCTCTGGCCATGCAAGATGGTGTGCTTCTTGCAACGGAAATGGAAGTCTCCCACACTATCTTTGAGTCCGACGCCTTATCCATTATTCTAGCAATTAATGATGGAATCCATGGTGGTGAGCTTGGGCACATAATCAGAAACATCAGAGAAATGGCTGCTGTGTTTTCCTGGTGTTCTTTTAAACATCTAAAAAGGGAAGGCAACAGAGTTGCCCATCAATTTGCAAAGGTAGCTGGGAATTCTGGTGTTTCACAGATTTGGAAAATGTCTTTTCCAAGTTTTCTTGAGCATCTTCTTATTGAGGATCTCTGTTTGTAA